The Methanomassiliicoccales archaeon DNA segment ATCGATCCAAGCGTTGACGGCAACATCAGCCTGAGCATGGAGTCCGTCGTGGTCAACAACACCTACCAGGTGGGCTGGTTCGTAGCCTCCAACGCTGACAACACTGCGGTCATCGATGTGATGATAAACAACTGCAGCTTCAGCAACGCCACCTATGGCCTGGAGTTCGTTGCCGACACGGTCGGTGACTACCAGGTGACCAACACCGTGTTCACCTACATCGATTACTACGCGATTTCCATGACGCTCGACCACGCCGACATGCTCGTTCCCATAGAGAACGTGCAGTCGAACTACGTCGGAACGTTCCTGGACCTCCACATCACCTTTGGTAATGTGGACTTGGTGATCACCGACTCGGTCCTGGCCGGCAACAACGGCACAGGATTCCTGATCGACGTTTCCGTAAACTCCAACACCCTTACCAACGGGTTCATCACCCTGACCGTCAGCAACAGCACCTTCATGAACGCTGGCGGCGGTATCAAGACCTGGTCCGAGGAACTGAACCCGGTAGACATGACCACCACCGTATTCGAGAACATAATCGGTGAGTGCATGCACTTCGACGTCCGCAGCGGCGACCAGAACTTCACCTTTGCTGACGATGACCTGACCGTCATCAACTCTGGTACTGGACTGTGGGTCTACGCCAACGACGGCGACATAAACCTCAACTTCGATGGTGTATACTTTAACACCAACGACTTCGGGGTCTACGTGGAGGTCAGCTCCCTCAGCCCCGTTAACATGAGCATGATCAACATGGAGATAATCGACTCCGTGTTCGAGGGCGGCGACTACGGCATATACGGGCTGTCCCTGAACGGCGGAACGGTGCTTATAAACAACTCCCAGTTCCTCGGGCATTCCGAGGTTGGGTACTGGTTCGACTCCCTGTATGGAGAAGTGAACGTGGAGATCCTGAACAGCCTGTTCGACGGCTCAACGGACCCCGACATGTCCATATACACCGTGCAGCAGGTGGACTACGAGTTCGACCTGGTAGGTAGGACCGGGGACTGGGACGGTATCTGGACCTCCGGAGAGCAAACGGTCGACCTGCCCTTCACCTTCACATATGACAACAATGACTATACCCAAGTCTATGTTGAAGAGGACGGGTGGCTGGGATTCAATCTCGGCAATTGGATAATTCCAATTGGGTTAGGCGCGCCGTTCGGAAGCACAGACCTGGTCTACAACAACGACCAGTTCTTCGGCTACAAGATAGCCGATGACAACTCGTCGGTCATGTTCACCTGGTACGCTTCCGAGTCGTACACGGGAACTAGCCTGAGCGATGCCTTCCAGATCATACTATACGCCAATGGCCAGATACAGATCAACTACGCGGCCATGGACTCGTACGCCGACCCAGTACCGTTCGGCATCGAGACCTGGGGCATGCTGTACGACATGAAGAACCTGTATGGAATACAGCACTGGGAGACCGACTTCAGCAGCTATCTGTTCACGCCGGTATACATGTCTGACGGAGCCGGTGTGATGATCACCGCCGAGGAGAGCAACATCAACGCGGTAGTGACCAACAACACCGTGAACGGGTACTACGACGGCGGTATGACCTTCGCAGCTCTCTTTGGTCAACTGAACCTTGAACCCACCGCTAACACCTTCACCAACATCGCCGGTGTGGCCCTGTACGCTTTGTGCGGGAACAGCACGCTCGATATATCAATTACCAACCAAACGTTCGAGCGCATCTGGGACACCGCTATCGTCATCTATGGATACAATGTGGTCGGCGGAGAGAACTCGATCAACGTGTCTAACAATGTATTCACCAAGGTCGCCTTCGGGGTCTCCTCCAACCTGTATGTCAACGATATGTACGACCGCACGGGGAACGACTCGTTGACCGTCACGGTCAACTTCCAGGACAACGTCATGACCGACGCCTATGGAATGGTATGCTGGGTCAATATGTACCTGTACGAACCGGTCAACTGGACCGTTTCCATGCAGACCACCATGACCGGCAACGTCATGACCCAGGAACTTTACGAGGGCGTGTGGCCGTTCATGAAGTCCATGCCCAGCGAATGGACACTAGGAAGCTGGCTGAGCATATACGACTATTCGGGCACTGCTAGCAGCATAGTCTTAGACCAGACCTCGACCATCACCGATAACAACGTAACTATTCCGTGGGTCGCTAATGGTGGACTGTGCGCAGGAAGCTACATCAGTAACCCACTCGGTGACACGGCGAAGACCGTGGTGCTGGACGCTTCCAACAACATAGTAATCTATGAAGGCAACAACTACATCTATGGTCTGGAAGTGGAATCCTACATGGATGTAGGGTCCGGTGCGATCACCGACGACACCATCATAACCGTGGAGAACAACCAGTTATTCGACCTGTCCCAAAGCCTAGATTGGGCTATTGATGCGGAGATGGGTGTGGACGTCAATGATGACGCCGAGAACGCTACAAACGCTGATTGTGTCGGCTTTATGTCCGTGACCGGCAACCTGATCGATGGTGCCTATTACGGTATATATGCCGAGGCCTGGTATGACCAGGACAACTCCATTGGCGACTGGAGCGTGAACTTCACTGGACACGTCGACGGCAACCAAGTATTGAACGTCTCATATACCGCAATAGAGGCGGAGCTCTATGGTGGTTGTGGGTTCGGAGCGAACTACTGGCCCCTGAACGATGAGGTGGCCGTGGCCAACTTCGTCATGGACTATCTGTTCACGGTGGACGACAACGAAGTATCTGCCACGGGCTTCGTGCCTTGGGGCTTCGAATACGATGCCATCTACATCGAGGTGGAGTTCTGGGCCGAGGTCGACCCTTCCACTCTCTTCACCGAGGCTAACGCCTGGGTGACCGGAGCCACCTCTGTGAGCCGCAACCAAGTAACTAGCGTAGACACTGACAAAAACGGAATAGACGTCTACCAATGGATCGGCGCAGAAAAGACCGGAATGATCGACGTGAACACGAACGTGGCTGTCGATGATAACGTGGTCGACCAAAGCTGGACGACAGACAGTCACGGACCTGGCCCGGGATATGCCATGTGGGTAGAGAACGAGATCGATGTTTGGACCCATGAGGTCATATACACCGACGCACCCCTGGCAACCATCGACCTTAGCATGTCCCTAACGGGCAACGAGGTCACTGGTGGGTTCAGGGACGGGCTCGTCATCATCGATAACATAGATGTGGAATATGGCATGTCGTCCCTGGTCTATGACCTGAGCCTGGACATATCCGGCAACACCATTACTGGTGTCAGCGGAAACGGCATCGACTACCAGCTGCACCGCTACGAGGACTCCATGGGAGTCATCGAGCTGAACATCGCCCTGGCCATCGAGAGCAACATCGTTACTGACTGCGAAACGGGCATAGCCGTGGACAGCAGGTGGGACGATGATGGATGGGTCTATTCGAGCGATGTATACGGCAAGAATGTGACCTTCGAGGCGACCGTCAGCGACAACACCGTCAGCGGCGCTGAGTACGGCATGGACCTATTAGGTGCCATATACGTTGAGGAGCCCTTCGAGGACGGATCCGTCTGGACCTACGTAAACGACTTCGTGGTGGAGAACAACTACATCAACGCATCCTATGAGGCCATGTACCTCGAGGGCACAATATCGGTGACCAACAACGTCATCGAAGACTGCGCTTACGGTGTAGACTGGGAGTACGGCGCCGGCGAGCTGGTGGGTAACACCATCAGCGCTGATGAAGCCGTCTACCTCTACTATGCCTACGGAGTGCTGGTGCAGAACAACCAGATAGAGTTCGTCTACGAGGGTATATATGTCGAATATCGTGAGGATGGATACACCTCCGCGCAGATACTGGACAACGTCCTGACCTGCGTGGCGGGAGACGACCCATCGACCTACTGGAACACCTATGGAATTGACCTCTACGAGGCCATGGACGTGGTTGTGACCGGTAACGTCATAACCGGAGCGTATTACACCGTCTACATGGAGGGTGTGATAAACGTGGTCTTCAGCGATAACCAGGTGCTCGGCAGCGAGTACTACGGCGTGCTGATGTACTATGTCATGAACGCGACGGTAGAGGGCAACACCATCACAAACGGCTACTACGGTCTGTACCTAGAGGATGGAAACCGCGACTTCATCATCGGCAACAACACCATCTCCGAGAACTGGTACGATGGTATCTATGTTGACGAGTACAGCTGGAACGTTGTACTCTACAACAACGCCATAACCGACAACGGTGATGGCGTCGAAGCTAATGCCTGGGGCCCGGGCGAGCTCGTCTGGTACGTGGACGCTAAATGCATGGTGTCCCGCAACGATATCGACTTCGAAGGTCCGATATACGTCCTCAACGGCGGCTCCATGGTCCTCGAGGACCTGGAGATGTACGTCGATGACGGCGTGACCGTGGAGGAGGGCGGGCTGCTCTCCTTGAGCGATGTCTACGTTGACGAGAGCTGGTTCTTCGATGTGTCCGGCACCCTATGGGCCAGCCTGAGCACCTTCTATGACACCGACGTGTTCCTTGGTCCAACCGCCTCCGCGGAGATCAGGACCAGCACCTTCACGGACAGCGAGCTGTCGATCGACGGCTGCGCGCCTGTGATCGCTGACAACTTGTTCATCGGATCCGGCTACGGCTACGGTATCGTGGTGAAGAACGGAGCTGCTCCGACCATCGTCAGCAACATCATCGCCATGTACGAGGTGGGCATATACGCCAACGGCATGGACATGGGCGGCATCTACGACAACCTGATCGTGGCCAACTACCACGCTGGGCTGCTGGCGGAGAACTGCACTGGTGGCATACACGACAACATATTCCTCGCCAATATGGTGGAGATACTGCTGCGTGACAGCGATGTGAGCATTGAGGACAACGAGATCGGCTACACCGACCTGATCCAGGTCATAGCCAACTACGCCCCACTGCTTGGTATGCTGAACATGTCCGGAATGACGAGCACCAGCACTACCTCCAGTGACCCCCTGGCCAACCTGGATTCCATCCTATCGAGCGGTGGATTCAGCATCGATTCCCTGGCCTCCTGGGTCAAGACGCACAACGGTATCTGGGCGGAGAGCTCCACCGTGGAGACCAGCGGCAACCAATATGGACTGCTGAACTACGCCCTGTACGCGATCGACAGCGACGTGACGTTCACCGACGACGTGGGTACGATCGAACTGGTCATACCCTGGTACGTCAACGGTGAGATATTCAACTTCACGGCGAATATCTACACCCTGAACGGTCTCTTCGCTGCCCGGTCCAGCGTGCATGTCAGTGACTGCACCATAGAGGTGCTCGACGACGCTCTGATGCTGGAAGCCTCTCAGGCCTGGATCGAGGGAGTCACTCTGAAAGCGGGCGACTTTGACTACTTCATCTACGGTGGATCGAACGTATACAACATCGGTTCCACCTATAGCAAGGCCAAGGTCGTAGATTCCCACAGCCTCAACGAAGGCACCAGGCTCACCCTCCACGCGGTGGACAAGGGCGATCCCGCAGTGAACGTGACCATAACCATCAGGAACGCCAAGGGCGACATCGTCTTCACTGGCGTTACTGACGCGGACGGCAAGGTCGAAGTGCTGCTCATACAGTACGCCATCACCTCCGCGGGCAAGGATGACGGATTCAACCCCTATACCATCAACGCCACCTTCAAATCCGGCGAGAAGTCCATGGAACTGACCCTTAACCAGTCATACCAGGACGCCACCATCGTCGGGGAAAAGGAGAGCGACTTCGGAGCCCTCCTGGCCGTGATCGGTGTGCTGGTCATCATCCTGCTGATCGTGGCCGCGGTCGTGGTCATGAGGCGCCGGAAGTAAAGGCCGTCAAACCCTTTCACGTCAAACCTTTTCCCTATTTTCCATTTTTAGATAATTTGTTAAGGAGAGAGTTCCATCTCCAGCCGAGCCCAATGCCCTATTCCGAGCGCGCCCGCAGCCTATTGACCAGCAGCAAGGCCTCCGAAGGCGACACGGTCCGCCTCAAGGCCCGGGGGAAGGAGTTCACCGGGATACTCATGCCCCATCACGAGTTCAGCAGCCCCGACGTAATCGTCATCAAGCTGAAGAGCGGCTACAACATCGGGGTGATGGTGGACGAAAGCTACGAGTTCGTCCTGATATCTAAAGCTCAGGAGCGCCCGGTGAAGCACAAGACGATGCATGAGGATCAGGGCAAGCCGACGATCGCCTTCCTGGGCACCGGCGGGACCATCGCCAGTTACGTGGACTACCGTACCGGCGCGGTGCACCCGGCGCTCAAGGCCGAGGAGCTGGTAGCCACCGTCCCCGAGCTCTCCGAGATCTGCCGCATGCGCTCCAAGGTGGTGTTCTCAATATTCAGCGAGAACATGAACGTAGAGAATTGGCAAACGTTATCCGTGGCCGTCGCTGACGAGCTCAACGAGGGGGTGGAAGGCGTCATCGTGCCCCACGGTACGGACACCCTCGGTTTCACCTCCGCCGCGCTGTCCTTCATGCTGGGGGACGTTCCCAGATCCGTGGTGCTGGTGGGGGCACAGCGCTCCTCCGATCGCCCCTCCTCCGATTCCTACATCAATCTGCTCTCCGCGGCCCGTTTCTGCGTGAACGCTGACGTGGCTGAGGTCGTCGTGCTCATGCACGGGGAGACCTCCGACAACTGCGTCCACGTGCATCGGGGCACTAAGGTGCGCAAGATGCACTCCAGCCGCCGGGACGCCTTCCAGAGCATCAACGAGGGCCCGATGGCTCACCTGGACCTGCAGGGCAAGATCGAGCTGTTGGGCGAGCACAAGGTGAAGAGCAAGGTCAAGGTGGTACCTGATACACGCATGGAGAAGGACATCGCCCTCCTGCAGTTCTATCCGGGGATGAGTACGCAGATAGTACGCAAGGTCATGCAGGACCATAAGGGACTGGTCGTTGCCGGCACCGGCCTGGGGCACGTGTCCCGGGAGATAGTGCAGGCCTTGAAGGAGATCGTGGCCGAGGGCAAACCGGTGGTCATGACCTCGCAGTGCCTGGGCGGACGGGTCAACTTGAACGTCTACGATACTGGACGGGACCTGCTCAGCGCCGGAGTGATCCCCGGAGAGGACATACTGCCGGAAACGGCCCTGGTCAAGCTGATGTGGGTGCTGGGCCGGACCAACGACCTAGCAAAGGTGGAGGGGCTGATGCACCAGAACCTGCGCGGAGAGATCACCGAACGGAGGGCGATCTGATGCACCAGGTGACCGTAGGCATAGAGATCCATCAGCAGCTGGACACCTGCAAGCTATTCTGCTCCTGCCGCTCCCTGCTGGTAGAGGAGGGAGGTACAATACTGCACCGCCGGCTGAGGCCGGCGCAGAGCGAGATGGGGGAGATCGACCGCGCCGCCCTAGCCCAAGCGGAGCGCAAGATGCACTTCACCTATCAGGCGCCTAGGGGTGTCACCTGCCTGGTGGAGGCGGACGAGGAGCCGCCCCACGACGCTGACGCTGAAGCGACGCAGACCGCTCTCGTGGTCTCCTCTATGCTTAAAGCGCATGTCATGGACGAGGTCCATTTCATGCGCAAGATCGTCATCGACGGTTCCAACACCAGCGGCTTCCAGAGGACCGCCCTGGTGGCCGTGGACGGGAGCATGGACCTCAACGGCCGCGGCATCGGCATTCTGTCTGTATGCCTGGAGGAGGACGCTGCCCGCAAGGTGGAGACCAAGGA contains these protein-coding regions:
- a CDS encoding right-handed parallel beta-helix repeat-containing protein translates to MAKRVALCIGILAFALVLLLFLGAGHASATDVPSGDMTTDTVWASNSTYDLTGTVNVIANLTVQENVTVNMHGYDINVYGSMVVNGAADNWTIFDGGVFGSTYFYDGSSGSINYAMMGNAYCALGIYSTSVSVSNLQVYDSYYGLGYEFSGSERDIALTITNLDVNDVTYGMYAQNYNGSLDVTINGIIANYTSYPIEVYAWDPNSTGRLDLTVTDGDFMNIYDYIDIEADVVGNIEFNGCNFYNFYNNDALYIYDNYGDMSLVIDGAVFDYIYGDAIYVESDALVDVQVTNSVFIDVAGYGLNLYSEQGDMNFVMNNVTMTDVGAYYYCGGFDVTADNGSIIASLTDVHIDYSWWIGGWYAYNDDGTAKVNVSITDSTFNNTEYGLYIVGEASGDISVTNTEFTGVWDDAALYIYSETFPALKGDMTITLDNVLMDDVWMGIDPSVDGNISLSMESVVVNNTYQVGWFVASNADNTAVIDVMINNCSFSNATYGLEFVADTVGDYQVTNTVFTYIDYYAISMTLDHADMLVPIENVQSNYVGTFLDLHITFGNVDLVITDSVLAGNNGTGFLIDVSVNSNTLTNGFITLTVSNSTFMNAGGGIKTWSEELNPVDMTTTVFENIIGECMHFDVRSGDQNFTFADDDLTVINSGTGLWVYANDGDINLNFDGVYFNTNDFGVYVEVSSLSPVNMSMINMEIIDSVFEGGDYGIYGLSLNGGTVLINNSQFLGHSEVGYWFDSLYGEVNVEILNSLFDGSTDPDMSIYTVQQVDYEFDLVGRTGDWDGIWTSGEQTVDLPFTFTYDNNDYTQVYVEEDGWLGFNLGNWIIPIGLGAPFGSTDLVYNNDQFFGYKIADDNSSVMFTWYASESYTGTSLSDAFQIILYANGQIQINYAAMDSYADPVPFGIETWGMLYDMKNLYGIQHWETDFSSYLFTPVYMSDGAGVMITAEESNINAVVTNNTVNGYYDGGMTFAALFGQLNLEPTANTFTNIAGVALYALCGNSTLDISITNQTFERIWDTAIVIYGYNVVGGENSINVSNNVFTKVAFGVSSNLYVNDMYDRTGNDSLTVTVNFQDNVMTDAYGMVCWVNMYLYEPVNWTVSMQTTMTGNVMTQELYEGVWPFMKSMPSEWTLGSWLSIYDYSGTASSIVLDQTSTITDNNVTIPWVANGGLCAGSYISNPLGDTAKTVVLDASNNIVIYEGNNYIYGLEVESYMDVGSGAITDDTIITVENNQLFDLSQSLDWAIDAEMGVDVNDDAENATNADCVGFMSVTGNLIDGAYYGIYAEAWYDQDNSIGDWSVNFTGHVDGNQVLNVSYTAIEAELYGGCGFGANYWPLNDEVAVANFVMDYLFTVDDNEVSATGFVPWGFEYDAIYIEVEFWAEVDPSTLFTEANAWVTGATSVSRNQVTSVDTDKNGIDVYQWIGAEKTGMIDVNTNVAVDDNVVDQSWTTDSHGPGPGYAMWVENEIDVWTHEVIYTDAPLATIDLSMSLTGNEVTGGFRDGLVIIDNIDVEYGMSSLVYDLSLDISGNTITGVSGNGIDYQLHRYEDSMGVIELNIALAIESNIVTDCETGIAVDSRWDDDGWVYSSDVYGKNVTFEATVSDNTVSGAEYGMDLLGAIYVEEPFEDGSVWTYVNDFVVENNYINASYEAMYLEGTISVTNNVIEDCAYGVDWEYGAGELVGNTISADEAVYLYYAYGVLVQNNQIEFVYEGIYVEYREDGYTSAQILDNVLTCVAGDDPSTYWNTYGIDLYEAMDVVVTGNVITGAYYTVYMEGVINVVFSDNQVLGSEYYGVLMYYVMNATVEGNTITNGYYGLYLEDGNRDFIIGNNTISENWYDGIYVDEYSWNVVLYNNAITDNGDGVEANAWGPGELVWYVDAKCMVSRNDIDFEGPIYVLNGGSMVLEDLEMYVDDGVTVEEGGLLSLSDVYVDESWFFDVSGTLWASLSTFYDTDVFLGPTASAEIRTSTFTDSELSIDGCAPVIADNLFIGSGYGYGIVVKNGAAPTIVSNIIAMYEVGIYANGMDMGGIYDNLIVANYHAGLLAENCTGGIHDNIFLANMVEILLRDSDVSIEDNEIGYTDLIQVIANYAPLLGMLNMSGMTSTSTTSSDPLANLDSILSSGGFSIDSLASWVKTHNGIWAESSTVETSGNQYGLLNYALYAIDSDVTFTDDVGTIELVIPWYVNGEIFNFTANIYTLNGLFAARSSVHVSDCTIEVLDDALMLEASQAWIEGVTLKAGDFDYFIYGGSNVYNIGSTYSKAKVVDSHSLNEGTRLTLHAVDKGDPAVNVTITIRNAKGDIVFTGVTDADGKVEVLLIQYAITSAGKDDGFNPYTINATFKSGEKSMELTLNQSYQDATIVGEKESDFGALLAVIGVLVIILLIVAAVVVMRRRK
- the gatD gene encoding Glu-tRNA(Gln) amidotransferase subunit GatD yields the protein MPYSERARSLLTSSKASEGDTVRLKARGKEFTGILMPHHEFSSPDVIVIKLKSGYNIGVMVDESYEFVLISKAQERPVKHKTMHEDQGKPTIAFLGTGGTIASYVDYRTGAVHPALKAEELVATVPELSEICRMRSKVVFSIFSENMNVENWQTLSVAVADELNEGVEGVIVPHGTDTLGFTSAALSFMLGDVPRSVVLVGAQRSSDRPSSDSYINLLSAARFCVNADVAEVVVLMHGETSDNCVHVHRGTKVRKMHSSRRDAFQSINEGPMAHLDLQGKIELLGEHKVKSKVKVVPDTRMEKDIALLQFYPGMSTQIVRKVMQDHKGLVVAGTGLGHVSREIVQALKEIVAEGKPVVMTSQCLGGRVNLNVYDTGRDLLSAGVIPGEDILPETALVKLMWVLGRTNDLAKVEGLMHQNLRGEITERRAI